One Thermodesulfobacteriota bacterium genomic region harbors:
- a CDS encoding PD-(D/E)XK nuclease family protein, translated as MPAYSHSQLSTYETCPHQYRLHYIDKIRVDTEGIEAFMGSRVHDALEKLYRDLKMTKLNSLEEILSFYHQSWEKNWSQTVQIVRKEYGPEDYRRLGEKCLRDYYHRYYPFDQGRTIGLEETIYFPLEEERGYWIRGVIDRLTLVDQSIIEIHDYKTSGRLPTQTEIETDRQLAFYQMGVNGRWKDIKEIRLIWHYLVFDVEIQSKRSEEELQQLRQETIELIRRIESDREFAPREGPLCDWCDYQGLCPKRRHLVITENLPPNEYLEEEGVNLVNRYVALKEKRGALLGEIDAELAKIEEALLAYADRESIEAIYGSDHVAKIKVEVKEKYPLKGDPARKALDEIIKSAGKWMEVSDLNPWMLARVLERGNWPSSLVQKVKEFCTVEKNRTLVVSKLKERD; from the coding sequence ATGCCCGCCTATTCTCACTCCCAGCTCTCCACTTACGAAACTTGCCCCCATCAATATCGTCTCCATTATATCGACAAGATCAGGGTGGATACCGAAGGAATCGAGGCCTTCATGGGATCGAGGGTCCACGATGCCCTTGAGAAGCTCTATCGGGACCTGAAGATGACCAAACTCAACAGCCTCGAGGAGATCCTCTCCTTTTACCACCAGAGCTGGGAGAAGAACTGGAGCCAGACCGTCCAGATCGTCCGAAAGGAGTACGGCCCAGAGGATTACCGGCGTCTGGGAGAGAAATGCCTCAGAGATTATTACCATCGTTATTACCCCTTCGACCAGGGGAGGACGATCGGGCTGGAAGAGACGATCTATTTCCCTCTCGAAGAGGAGAGGGGGTACTGGATCCGCGGGGTGATCGACCGTCTCACCCTGGTAGACCAATCCATCATCGAGATTCACGACTACAAGACGTCGGGAAGACTCCCCACCCAGACGGAGATCGAGACGGATCGGCAGCTGGCCTTTTATCAGATGGGGGTGAACGGCAGATGGAAAGACATCAAGGAGATCCGGCTGATCTGGCACTACCTCGTCTTTGACGTGGAGATCCAGTCCAAAAGAAGCGAAGAAGAGCTCCAGCAGCTCCGTCAGGAGACGATCGAACTGATCCGGAGGATCGAATCGGATCGGGAGTTCGCCCCCAGAGAGGGGCCCCTCTGTGACTGGTGCGATTACCAAGGGCTCTGCCCCAAGCGAAGACATCTGGTGATCACAGAGAACCTCCCTCCCAACGAGTATCTCGAAGAGGAAGGGGTCAACCTGGTGAACCGGTATGTGGCGTTGAAGGAGAAACGGGGGGCCCTTTTAGGGGAGATCGATGCCGAACTGGCGAAGATCGAGGAAGCGCTTTTGGCCTATGCGGACAGGGAATCGATCGAGGCCATCTATGGAAGCGACCATGTGGCCAAAATCAAGGTGGAGGTCAAGGAAAAATATCCCCTGAAAGGAGACCCCGCCCGGAAGGCCCTGGACGAGATCATCAAGAGCGCCGGCAAGTGGATGGAGGTGTCGGACCTGAATCCCTGGATGCTCGCCAGGGTGCTCGAAAGAGGGAATTGGCCTTCTTCGCTCGTCCAGAAGGTCAAAGAATTTTGCACGGTGGAGAAGAACCGTACCCTCGTCGTATCTAAGTTGAAAGAGAGGGATTGA
- a CDS encoding leucyl aminopeptidase has product MKIRVEKGVAERYPCELLLLFSFEAPEALEGPVHEIDREWNGFISDLIGQGEFKGELYQCRLIHTQKALPAKRILLTGLGKKEEFDLERWRGAVSKAGQFIRELGIKQFAHELTRLKDLSEEDLSENFVIGLVLGLYQYHELKTKDREKIKTIDEAILLGETDQEIRLLQEGARRGEIIAEAVCMARDLVNGPSNRVTPTVLAEKAREIAQNHSLDIQVFGLDEAEAMGMGAFVAVAKGTQEPAKFIVLEYNKGKGLDTIALVGKGITFDSGGISIKPSEGMDRMKGDMSGAAAVLGAIQAAAQLQIPLHLVGLLPATENLPSGKAYKPGDVLKTLSGQTVEVISTDAEGRLILADALTYSLRYQPKAIIDLATLTGACIIALGDHVIGMMGNDDDLAKKVEEASKKVGEKVWRLPLWEEYFDYLKSDTADFRNVGTRAAGTIIGGMFLSKFVEKTPWVHLDIAGPAFLEKERPYIPKGGTGVGVRLLIQLLRNWGQPSP; this is encoded by the coding sequence ATGAAGATTCGTGTCGAGAAGGGTGTGGCCGAAAGGTATCCCTGTGAGCTTCTTCTCCTCTTTTCGTTCGAGGCGCCCGAGGCCTTGGAGGGGCCGGTCCATGAGATCGATCGGGAATGGAACGGGTTCATTTCGGACCTGATCGGCCAGGGGGAATTCAAAGGGGAATTGTATCAATGCCGGCTGATCCATACGCAGAAGGCCCTTCCGGCCAAGAGGATCCTTCTCACCGGCCTCGGGAAGAAGGAAGAATTCGACCTGGAGCGGTGGAGAGGGGCGGTCTCCAAAGCCGGACAGTTTATCCGGGAGTTGGGCATCAAACAGTTTGCCCACGAGTTGACGAGGTTGAAAGACCTTTCGGAAGAAGATCTTTCGGAGAACTTTGTGATTGGACTCGTCCTCGGCCTCTACCAATACCATGAATTGAAGACCAAGGACCGGGAGAAGATCAAGACGATCGACGAGGCGATCCTTCTCGGCGAGACGGACCAGGAGATCCGTCTCCTCCAGGAGGGGGCGAGGAGGGGCGAGATCATCGCCGAGGCGGTCTGCATGGCCCGGGACCTCGTCAATGGCCCCAGCAATCGGGTCACGCCAACGGTCCTGGCCGAGAAGGCCAGGGAGATCGCTCAAAACCATTCCCTCGATATTCAGGTCTTCGGCCTCGATGAGGCCGAAGCCATGGGCATGGGAGCCTTCGTCGCCGTAGCCAAGGGCACCCAGGAGCCCGCCAAATTTATCGTCTTGGAATATAACAAAGGGAAAGGGTTGGATACGATTGCCCTCGTGGGCAAGGGGATCACCTTCGACAGCGGAGGGATCTCGATCAAACCGTCGGAGGGGATGGACCGGATGAAGGGCGATATGTCCGGGGCCGCTGCCGTCCTCGGGGCGATCCAGGCAGCCGCCCAGCTTCAAATCCCCCTCCATCTGGTGGGCCTCCTCCCGGCCACGGAGAATCTACCGAGCGGAAAGGCCTATAAACCCGGGGATGTCTTGAAGACCCTCTCCGGACAGACGGTGGAGGTGATCAGCACCGATGCCGAGGGCCGCCTCATCCTGGCCGATGCCCTCACCTATAGCCTCCGGTATCAACCCAAGGCGATCATCGATCTGGCCACCCTCACGGGGGCCTGCATCATCGCCCTCGGAGACCATGTCATCGGGATGATGGGCAATGACGACGACCTGGCGAAGAAGGTGGAGGAGGCCTCGAAGAAGGTGGGCGAGAAGGTCTGGCGCCTCCCCTTATGGGAAGAGTATTTTGACTACCTCAAAAGCGATACGGCCGATTTCCGGAACGTGGGGACCCGAGCCGCCGGCACGATCATCGGCGGGATGTTTTTAAGCAAGTTCGTCGAAAAGACGCCTTGGGTCCACCTCGATATCGCCGGGCCCGCCTTTCTCGAGAAGGAGAGGCCCTATATCCCGAAAGGGGGAACCGGAGTGGGGGTGAGGCTGCTCATCCAGCTGCTGCGAAATTGGGGCCAACCCTCCCCTTGA
- the hemE gene encoding uroporphyrinogen decarboxylase — MSERDHPFLLACHRKPTPYTPVWLMRQAGRYLKEYRNLRKKFSFLEMCQTPEIAAEVTLQPVKRFRLDAAIIFSDILIPLAPMGAGFEFAKGEGPVFRHPIREMKDVERLKIIDPEEAVPFLFEAIRLVRKELDGKIPLIGFSGAPFTLASYLIEGGHSREYIRTKTMMYRSPQVWDLLMKKLSTVLIRYLKAQIRAGAQALQVFDSWVGCLSPEDYGEFVFPYSKKVLESVGKEVPVIHFGTSTSGLLPLMKKAGGDVIGVDWRVGLGEAWAQVGYDVGIQGNLDPVALFGPLSLIRKEVKRILRQADGRPGHIFNLGHGILPETPVENVSALVDMVHEYSV; from the coding sequence ATGAGCGAACGGGACCATCCCTTTCTGTTAGCCTGTCATCGAAAGCCGACCCCCTATACGCCCGTCTGGCTGATGCGGCAGGCCGGCCGCTACCTGAAGGAGTATCGCAACCTCCGCAAAAAATTCTCTTTTTTGGAGATGTGTCAAACGCCAGAGATCGCCGCGGAGGTGACGCTCCAACCGGTTAAGAGATTTAGGCTCGATGCGGCCATCATCTTTTCGGACATCCTCATCCCTCTGGCGCCGATGGGCGCCGGATTTGAGTTTGCCAAGGGAGAGGGCCCTGTCTTTCGCCATCCCATCCGGGAGATGAAGGATGTGGAGCGGTTGAAGATCATCGATCCCGAAGAGGCGGTCCCTTTTCTATTCGAGGCCATCCGGCTTGTCCGGAAAGAACTGGACGGGAAGATCCCCCTGATCGGATTTTCTGGAGCCCCTTTCACGCTTGCCAGTTACCTCATCGAAGGGGGACACTCCAGAGAGTATATCCGGACCAAGACGATGATGTATCGATCGCCCCAGGTCTGGGACCTTCTGATGAAGAAACTCTCCACCGTGCTCATCCGATACCTCAAGGCCCAGATCCGGGCCGGCGCCCAAGCCCTTCAGGTGTTCGACTCTTGGGTAGGATGTCTGAGCCCGGAGGATTACGGAGAATTTGTCTTCCCCTATTCGAAGAAGGTCCTGGAGAGCGTGGGCAAGGAGGTTCCGGTCATCCACTTCGGCACCTCCACTTCGGGCCTCCTTCCGTTGATGAAGAAGGCAGGAGGAGATGTGATCGGCGTGGATTGGAGGGTCGGCCTCGGCGAGGCCTGGGCCCAAGTCGGATACGATGTCGGCATCCAAGGAAACCTCGATCCAGTGGCCCTGTTCGGACCGCTCAGTTTGATCCGCAAGGAGGTCAAACGGATTCTCAGGCAGGCCGATGGCCGTCCTGGCCACATCTTCAACCTCGGTCACGGCATCCTGCCTGAAACTCCGGTCGAAAATGTGTCCGCCCTGGTGGATATGGTTCACGAATATAGTGTATAG
- the hemH gene encoding ferrochelatase, whose protein sequence is MKALLLMAFGSPRSPEDADSFLARLLGRTPPSALVERVKEKYRLIGGESPLLAITEQQAKALEEKLNARGHPLRSYVGMLYSEPLIEETLRGILRDGFEEVVALPMTPFRSRYTTGAYREALGQANRLLGNRLNLTVVEGWHLHPLFLQSISERIEEGLTPYGLEERRKVHLLFTAHSLPESVAGEDPYVSDMVQSVKGVLNRLGPVSWHLAFQSRGGGPGRWLGPDVETVLVELKRIGVRDVLLVPIGFVSDHIEVLYDIDRVYREKAGSFGMRLRRTQSLNCSETFLEALALAIEKTLGSSDGKNPRIQTEKDAS, encoded by the coding sequence ATGAAGGCTCTCCTGCTCATGGCCTTTGGCAGCCCCCGATCCCCTGAAGATGCGGATTCCTTTCTCGCCCGGCTTTTGGGCCGAACCCCCCCTTCCGCATTGGTCGAGAGGGTCAAGGAGAAGTATCGTCTCATCGGAGGAGAGTCTCCGCTTTTGGCCATCACCGAGCAGCAGGCGAAGGCCTTAGAGGAGAAGTTGAACGCAAGGGGCCATCCCCTTCGCTCCTACGTGGGCATGCTTTATAGCGAGCCCCTGATCGAGGAGACCTTGAGAGGGATCCTCCGAGACGGCTTTGAAGAGGTCGTCGCCCTTCCGATGACTCCCTTTCGATCCCGATATACTACCGGTGCCTATCGGGAGGCGCTTGGGCAGGCCAACCGCCTCCTGGGGAATCGGTTGAACCTCACCGTCGTGGAGGGGTGGCATCTCCATCCCCTCTTTCTCCAATCGATCTCCGAGCGCATCGAGGAGGGATTAACCCCTTATGGTTTAGAGGAGAGAAGAAAGGTCCATCTCCTCTTCACCGCCCATAGCCTGCCGGAGTCGGTGGCTGGAGAGGACCCCTATGTTTCCGATATGGTCCAGAGTGTCAAGGGGGTGTTGAATCGGTTGGGACCTGTTTCTTGGCACCTGGCGTTTCAGAGCAGAGGAGGCGGTCCTGGAAGATGGCTCGGCCCCGATGTCGAGACCGTCTTGGTGGAGTTGAAGAGGATCGGGGTTCGAGACGTCCTCCTCGTGCCGATCGGTTTTGTCTCAGATCACATCGAGGTTCTATATGACATCGATCGGGTTTACAGGGAAAAGGCCGGCTCATTCGGGATGAGGCTGAGGCGAACCCAGTCGCTGAACTGCTCCGAAACATTTCTGGAGGCTCTGGCCTTGGCCATCGAGAAGACCCTTGGGTCATCAGACGGGAAGAACCCAAGGATCCAGACGGAGAAAGACGCCTCGTAA
- the hemG gene encoding protoporphyrinogen oxidase produces the protein MRRILIIGGGIAGLASAFKVKRAADLGHEVDFLLVEKDPRLGGKILTEIVPDPAGDGRFIVDGGPDCFLTEKPACHRMAKLTGIFDDELPTDDSRRKTWILSRGRLHALPDGVMMFAPTKFIPFVTTGLFSWPGKIRMGMEFFIPPKKIKPGELNDETLESFVVRRMGRECLDRLAEPLVGGIHASDPAKMSLAATFPRLLEMEQKYGSLLKGFLAVRRMVEEMRRKYPPKPGQKPRTFFTSFVNGMQQLTDRMAEVAGRQKMRTGLAALALHRLARDRWAVQLSDGSTIEADGVILATESWAAEPLIRPHDEAIADALKAIPWSSSATVSFAFRESEVGFDLNAFGVLCPLVERRSLLAATYSSTKWPGRAPKGKVLIRGFVGGPHNQEVVTLSDEELVRLVHREFCEIIGLDPKARPLFTRVYRWPLGMPQYILGHLQRVELIEKRSAEIKGLALAGGSYRGVGLPNCVESGEKAVSKILNEWGIDLAEDHIEEKRYY, from the coding sequence ATGAGAAGAATCCTCATTATCGGCGGGGGGATCGCTGGCCTGGCCTCCGCCTTTAAGGTGAAGCGAGCGGCGGACCTCGGCCATGAGGTCGATTTCCTGCTGGTCGAGAAAGATCCTCGCCTCGGGGGAAAGATCCTCACCGAGATCGTACCCGACCCGGCTGGAGACGGACGATTCATCGTCGATGGAGGCCCGGACTGCTTTCTCACGGAGAAGCCAGCGTGCCATCGGATGGCCAAATTAACAGGGATTTTCGACGACGAACTGCCCACCGACGATTCGCGGAGAAAGACCTGGATCCTTTCCCGGGGGAGGCTTCACGCCCTTCCGGACGGCGTGATGATGTTTGCACCCACGAAGTTTATTCCCTTCGTGACCACGGGGCTCTTCTCGTGGCCAGGCAAGATCCGAATGGGGATGGAGTTTTTCATCCCTCCCAAGAAAATTAAGCCAGGCGAGCTAAACGACGAGACGCTGGAGAGTTTCGTCGTCCGGCGGATGGGGAGGGAGTGTCTGGACCGGCTGGCCGAGCCCCTCGTCGGAGGGATCCATGCCTCCGATCCTGCCAAGATGTCTCTTGCCGCCACCTTTCCCCGGCTCCTCGAAATGGAGCAGAAGTATGGGTCGCTCCTGAAGGGTTTTCTTGCGGTCCGCAGGATGGTGGAGGAGATGCGAAGAAAATACCCGCCCAAACCGGGCCAGAAACCCCGCACCTTCTTCACCTCCTTTGTCAACGGGATGCAGCAGCTGACCGACCGGATGGCAGAGGTCGCAGGCCGGCAGAAGATGCGGACAGGCCTCGCCGCCCTCGCCCTTCATCGACTTGCACGGGACCGATGGGCGGTTCAACTCTCCGATGGTTCGACGATCGAGGCCGACGGGGTCATCCTCGCCACGGAATCTTGGGCCGCGGAACCACTCATCCGACCCCATGACGAGGCCATCGCCGATGCCCTTAAGGCCATCCCGTGGTCTTCGTCGGCGACGGTCTCGTTTGCCTTTAGGGAGTCGGAGGTCGGTTTTGATCTCAATGCCTTCGGGGTACTCTGTCCCCTCGTGGAAAGGCGGTCCTTATTGGCGGCCACCTACTCCTCGACGAAATGGCCGGGCCGGGCGCCCAAGGGCAAGGTCCTCATCCGGGGTTTCGTGGGCGGGCCCCACAATCAGGAGGTGGTAACGCTTTCCGACGAGGAGCTCGTCCGATTAGTCCATCGAGAGTTTTGCGAGATCATCGGCCTTGACCCGAAGGCCAGACCTCTTTTCACGCGGGTCTATCGGTGGCCCCTTGGGATGCCCCAGTATATTCTTGGCCACCTTCAGCGGGTCGAATTGATCGAGAAGCGGAGCGCGGAGATCAAAGGGCTTGCCCTCGCGGGAGGGAGTTATCGAGGCGTTGGCCTTCCCAACTGTGTGGAAAGCGGGGAGAAGGCCGTTTCGAAAATCCTGAACGAATGGGGGATCGATCTCGCTGAAGACCATATCGAAGAGAAGCGTTACTATTGA
- a CDS encoding HEPN domain-containing protein, producing the protein MTNEELAKGLFKQATSRYRTMGEAFRNEDFPYVIRLGQECVELCLKALLISVGIDPPKWHDVGGILKDYSSRFPSLDKKVIEEMAFISRSLRGDRERSMYGDDVLHLPPDRLYSRYDAETAKTWAEKVYSICSQFLNKDPS; encoded by the coding sequence ATGACGAACGAAGAGCTGGCCAAGGGGCTTTTCAAACAGGCAACCAGCCGTTACAGGACGATGGGAGAGGCCTTCCGTAACGAGGATTTCCCTTATGTGATTCGATTGGGACAGGAATGTGTCGAGCTTTGTCTGAAAGCTTTGTTGATCTCGGTGGGCATCGATCCTCCAAAATGGCACGATGTCGGAGGCATCCTAAAAGATTACTCGTCTCGTTTCCCTTCCCTGGATAAGAAAGTCATCGAGGAAATGGCCTTCATTTCAAGAAGCCTTCGGGGAGATCGGGAACGGAGCATGTATGGCGATGATGTTCTTCACCTCCCTCCGGATCGTCTCTATTCAAGGTATGATGCCGAAACAGCCAAGACCTGGGCTGAGAAGGTCTATTCTATCTGCTCCCAGTTTCTTAATAAAGACCCCTCTTAG
- a CDS encoding acetyl-CoA C-acetyltransferase, with translation MREVVVVSGARTAIGSFGGSLKEVPVVKLGATVIREVLKKACLKPIPKKEYGEIGPDMLKGAGMTDLEKTHYQWDASLKEIEVDEVIMGNVLQAGQGQNPARQALILGGVPKETTAFTVNKVCASGLKAIALGAQAIAAGEAEVVIAGGMENMSQVPYAFPQGRWGARMFNQEMVDLMVFDGLFEIFYGYHMGMTAENIAEKYGISRKEQDEMGLLSHQRARAAIQKGIFKEEIVPVSIPQKKGDPLLFDTDERPMDTSLEKMAKLPTAFKSGGTVTAGNASGINDAAAAVLLMSKEKAKEFGLEPLGKIKAYASAGIDPAYMGLGPIPAVRKVLKKTGLSLGDIGLIELNEAFASQAIACIRELKFDIEKTNVNGSGISLGHPIGCTGARLIVSLLYEMRRRNVNLGLATLCIGGGQGMAMVVERG, from the coding sequence ATGAGAGAGGTCGTTGTTGTGAGCGGCGCAAGGACGGCCATCGGCAGTTTCGGAGGCTCCTTGAAGGAGGTTCCGGTGGTAAAGTTGGGAGCCACGGTAATCCGGGAGGTTTTGAAAAAAGCGTGCCTGAAGCCCATCCCCAAAAAGGAGTATGGGGAGATCGGACCGGATATGCTGAAAGGGGCAGGCATGACCGACCTTGAGAAGACCCATTACCAGTGGGATGCCTCTCTCAAAGAGATCGAGGTGGACGAGGTGATCATGGGCAATGTCCTTCAGGCTGGACAGGGTCAGAACCCGGCCAGGCAGGCCCTCATCCTCGGAGGGGTTCCGAAGGAGACGACCGCTTTTACCGTCAATAAAGTTTGCGCTTCGGGCCTCAAGGCGATCGCCCTCGGTGCCCAGGCCATTGCCGCAGGTGAAGCCGAGGTGGTCATCGCGGGCGGGATGGAGAACATGAGCCAGGTCCCCTATGCCTTTCCCCAGGGTCGATGGGGGGCGAGGATGTTCAACCAGGAGATGGTCGACCTCATGGTCTTCGACGGGCTCTTTGAGATCTTCTATGGATACCATATGGGAATGACCGCTGAAAATATCGCAGAGAAATATGGTATTTCCAGAAAAGAACAGGACGAGATGGGCCTGCTCAGCCATCAGAGGGCAAGAGCGGCGATCCAGAAGGGGATTTTCAAAGAGGAGATCGTGCCGGTCTCCATCCCTCAAAAAAAGGGGGACCCTCTCCTTTTCGATACGGACGAGAGGCCGATGGATACCTCCCTCGAAAAGATGGCCAAACTTCCCACGGCCTTCAAATCGGGAGGGACCGTCACCGCGGGCAACGCCTCCGGGATCAATGATGCGGCGGCCGCGGTCCTTTTGATGTCCAAAGAGAAGGCCAAGGAGTTCGGCCTGGAGCCTCTGGGGAAGATCAAGGCTTATGCCTCTGCAGGGATCGATCCCGCTTATATGGGTTTAGGACCCATCCCCGCGGTGAGAAAGGTCCTGAAAAAAACCGGTCTTTCCCTCGGAGACATCGGCCTGATCGAGCTTAACGAGGCCTTCGCCTCCCAGGCCATCGCCTGTATCCGGGAGCTGAAGTTCGACATCGAAAAGACCAACGTGAATGGAAGCGGAATCTCCTTGGGGCATCCGATCGGATGTACGGGCGCGAGATTGATCGTCTCGCTCCTGTACGAAATGAGGCGGAGGAATGTGAATCTTGGACTGGCCACCCTCTGCATCGGCGGTGGCCAGGGGATGGCCATGGTGGTGGAGAGGGGTTAA
- a CDS encoding enoyl-CoA hydratase-related protein, giving the protein MEYKNLLLTFEGEIGILTINRPKALNALNRETLQEIQLALAEAGQRPGLKALILTGAGEKAFVAGADIVEMKEMNSIEALNFSRAGHHTLKMLQDFHCPVIAAVNGFALGGGTEIALACDFIYASENAKFGLPEVTLGIFPGFGGTQRLPRLIGKARAKELIFTGKMITAQEAFEMGIVNKVVPQPNLLEETKKVALQIASNGAVGVRLAKMVIDSGFNMDLTEACNLEAYAFGIGFASEDQKEGMRAFVEKRKPVFKGR; this is encoded by the coding sequence ATGGAATATAAAAATCTATTGCTCACGTTCGAAGGCGAGATCGGGATCTTGACGATCAACCGACCCAAGGCGCTCAATGCCCTCAACCGGGAGACCCTTCAGGAGATTCAGCTCGCCCTTGCCGAGGCGGGACAACGGCCGGGGTTGAAGGCCCTGATCCTCACGGGCGCCGGAGAGAAGGCCTTCGTGGCCGGGGCAGACATTGTCGAGATGAAGGAGATGAATTCGATCGAGGCCCTCAACTTTTCAAGGGCTGGCCACCATACCTTGAAGATGTTGCAGGACTTCCACTGCCCGGTGATTGCGGCGGTCAACGGGTTCGCCTTGGGTGGCGGGACGGAGATCGCCCTGGCCTGTGACTTTATCTACGCCTCGGAGAATGCGAAATTCGGCCTTCCTGAAGTGACCCTCGGGATCTTCCCGGGGTTCGGAGGGACCCAGCGGCTTCCCCGCCTGATCGGGAAGGCGAGGGCGAAGGAATTGATCTTCACGGGTAAGATGATCACCGCCCAGGAGGCCTTCGAGATGGGGATCGTCAACAAGGTTGTCCCCCAGCCGAACCTGTTGGAGGAGACGAAGAAGGTCGCCCTCCAGATCGCCTCGAACGGTGCGGTCGGGGTGAGGCTTGCGAAGATGGTGATCGACAGCGGTTTCAATATGGATCTCACCGAGGCCTGCAACCTCGAGGCCTATGCCTTTGGCATCGGGTTCGCCTCCGAGGACCAGAAGGAAGGGATGCGGGCCTTTGTGGAGAAACGAAAACCCGTTTTTAAAGGAAGATGA
- a CDS encoding electron transfer flavoprotein subunit beta/FixA family protein — translation MKIVVCIKQVPDTTAEVKINPETNTLIREGVASITNPFDEFAIEEGLRTKEKYGGEVHVITMGPPQAETVLKDALARGCDKVYLVSDKAFAGSDTLATAYALSKTIEYIGGADLVICGKQAIDGDTAQVGPGIATRLGIPQLTYVCKVREIRVEQKRIVVERLLEHGKEVVESSLPALITVVKDINEPRLPSLLGIKKAAKAQIPTLTAKDIQADENRIGLKGSPTWVTKIFTPEPRGGGEILKGELTEVVPLLVDKLMESKFIK, via the coding sequence GTGAAGATCGTCGTCTGCATCAAACAGGTTCCCGATACCACCGCCGAGGTGAAGATCAACCCCGAAACCAATACGCTGATCCGGGAAGGGGTGGCCAGCATCACCAACCCCTTTGACGAGTTTGCCATCGAAGAGGGCCTCCGGACCAAGGAGAAGTACGGGGGCGAGGTCCACGTCATCACCATGGGCCCCCCTCAAGCAGAAACGGTCCTCAAAGATGCCCTGGCCCGAGGTTGCGACAAGGTCTACCTCGTTTCGGATAAGGCCTTTGCCGGGTCCGATACATTGGCCACCGCCTATGCCCTCTCCAAGACGATCGAATATATCGGGGGAGCGGACCTGGTCATTTGCGGAAAGCAGGCCATCGATGGAGATACAGCTCAGGTGGGGCCCGGGATCGCCACCCGGCTTGGGATCCCGCAGCTCACCTACGTCTGCAAGGTGAGGGAGATCCGTGTCGAACAGAAAAGGATCGTCGTGGAGAGGCTTCTTGAGCACGGAAAAGAGGTGGTCGAATCCTCCCTGCCTGCCCTGATCACCGTGGTCAAGGACATCAATGAACCGAGGCTCCCGTCTCTCCTCGGCATCAAGAAAGCGGCCAAGGCCCAGATCCCCACCCTGACCGCCAAGGATATCCAGGCCGACGAGAACCGCATCGGGTTGAAGGGATCGCCCACCTGGGTGACCAAGATCTTCACCCCCGAGCCGAGAGGTGGTGGGGAGATCCTAAAGGGTGAATTGACCGAGGTGGTGCCCCTGCTCGTGGACAAATTGATGGAGTCGAAATTCATCAAGTGA
- a CDS encoding electron transfer flavoprotein subunit alpha, with product MANLIIDKETCTGCEACIPACPFGALSMKEGVAVVDEKCTFCGACVDVCPVNAITLEKDEKAVAIDAASYKDVWVFIEHENRKVSSVSFELLGEGRKLADALGCKLCGFILGHEVEGFIKEAFAYGADKVYVTESPLLEPYRTDPYACAAVNLIRKYKPEIVLMGATIQGRDFAGTVATTLETGLTADCTGLEIDPETKYLRQTRPAFGGNIMATILDYPNYRPQMATVRPKVFPMPPRDDSRTGEVIREPLPMTEDQIRTKVLEFIKGTETVNLADAEIIVSGGRGIGSAENFKVIRELAEVLGAAVGASRAAVDAGWIPYEHQVGQTGRTVRPKIYIACGISGSIQHQAGMKTSDIIVAINKDPEAPIFKIATYGIVGDLFTVVPMLRDEFKKRLGR from the coding sequence ATGGCCAACCTGATCATCGATAAAGAGACCTGCACGGGATGCGAAGCCTGTATCCCTGCCTGCCCCTTCGGGGCCCTCAGCATGAAGGAAGGGGTGGCGGTCGTTGACGAGAAGTGCACCTTCTGCGGGGCCTGCGTGGATGTCTGTCCGGTGAATGCCATCACGCTTGAAAAGGATGAGAAAGCCGTCGCCATCGATGCCGCCAGCTACAAAGACGTCTGGGTCTTCATCGAGCATGAGAATCGGAAGGTCTCCAGCGTCTCTTTCGAGCTCCTCGGTGAGGGGAGGAAACTGGCCGACGCCCTCGGATGCAAATTGTGCGGGTTCATTTTAGGCCATGAGGTCGAGGGGTTCATCAAGGAGGCCTTCGCTTACGGCGCCGATAAAGTCTATGTGACGGAAAGCCCGCTTCTGGAACCCTACCGGACCGATCCCTATGCCTGTGCCGCGGTCAACCTCATCCGGAAATACAAACCCGAAATTGTCCTCATGGGCGCCACGATCCAGGGGAGGGACTTTGCAGGCACGGTGGCGACCACCCTTGAGACCGGGTTGACGGCCGACTGCACGGGACTGGAGATCGATCCGGAGACGAAGTATCTGAGACAGACCCGGCCTGCCTTTGGGGGCAATATCATGGCCACCATCCTCGACTACCCCAACTATCGGCCCCAGATGGCCACGGTCAGGCCCAAGGTCTTTCCCATGCCTCCGAGGGATGATTCGAGGACAGGAGAGGTCATCCGGGAACCCCTTCCCATGACGGAGGATCAGATCCGGACAAAGGTCTTAGAATTCATCAAGGGAACCGAAACGGTCAACCTGGCCGATGCGGAGATCATCGTTTCAGGTGGAAGAGGCATCGGAAGCGCGGAGAACTTCAAGGTGATCCGGGAACTGGCCGAGGTCTTGGGGGCCGCGGTCGGTGCCTCGCGCGCCGCGGTCGATGCCGGATGGATCCCCTACGAACACCAGGTGGGCCAAACCGGTCGCACGGTCAGGCCGAAGATCTACATCGCCTGCGGGATTTCAGGGTCCATCCAACACCAGGCGGGCATGAAAACCTCAGATATCATCGTCGCGATCAACAAAGATCCAGAGGCCCCCATCTTTAAAATCGCCACCTACGGGATCGTCGGAGACCTCTTCACCGTCGTCCCCATGCTCAGGGACGAATTTAAGAAGAGGTTGGGGCGGTAG